CACAGGatgcctcttcctttctttgtgtcttcttaatttctttcagcaatcttttgtaatttttagtgGACAAGTCTTTCGCCTCTTTGGTTGactttattcctaagtatttgatTCTTTATGATATTactgaaaaagaattttcttttttttttaatgtttaagtgttttattttatttttgagagaaagagaaacagagtatgagagggagaagggcagagagagagggagacacagaatccaaagcaggctccagtctcccagctgtcagcacagagcctgacgcggggcctgaacccatgaaccatgagatcgtgacctgagccggagtcagacactcaactgactgagtcacccgggcaccccaggaaAAGAACTTTCAACCCAGAATCCCATGCCCCACAAAAATATCCTTCTAGAATGAAGATTAAATCAAGATGTTCTCAGATGAGGTGCGTCTtgccggctcagtcagtggggtgTGTGACTTttcatctcagggttgggagttttagccccacactgggtgtagagattacttaaaaagaaaatcttttaaagtgAAAGTGAAAAAGGTGAGTGAGAAAAGGCAATCTCAAAATGCTGTATAACTCCATCATCTGACATTCTTGAagtgacagagtgagagagatgaAACAAATTACCAGAGGCTAGGGATGTTTGGAGAGTGGGGAGCGAACAGGTGTCACTGAAGGGACAGTGTGCGGGAGATATTTGTGATGATAAaatagttctgtatcttgattgggTGCGTGGATTTACTCACGTGATGAAACGACACAGGATTTACACACATTGTACCAATGTTGGtgtcttcattttgttattgTATGGTACTTGTGTAAGGTATTGGAAGAAACCAGGCGAAGGGTACACTGGAGCTCTGTACTCTCTTTGCAAATTTCAGTGATTCTCTAATTATTTCCAAAttgtaagtggaaaaaaaaattggtcgaACAAATATTCTCTTTCAGGTGGTCTAAATTTGTGGCATAATCTGCAGACTAAGGTCCTGAAGTGAATACGGTTTTATAAGCCTCTacgtttctctttcttttttctttcttcttttttttttttctttcttttgagagagagtgtgtgtaagcgggggaggcacagagagggggacagaggatcgaaagcaggctctgcgctgacagcagcaagctcaattcagggctcaaactcacaaactgcgagatcgtgacctgagccgaagtcagatgctcaactgactgagccacccaggctctatGTTTCTAACTGGTTTCTGTCCTGAATGTAGGAATAGGAAAATAGGAAACTCTCATTATAGCATGTAATATGTGCTCTAAGTACTTAACACACATACAGGCTTATTAATGTTCACCCAACTTCAGACTCAAGTGTGCTCAGTCTAttcctatccccattttacaaacgagACTCTGAAACAGAGAGAGGTTACTTGGTAAAAAGTGGCAGAGCCAGTGTCTGAGACCAAGCAAACTGCATTCAAAGTCTGTGCGGATCTTAGGAACGTAGGGATTCTGAGGAAAATCAAAGCAGGCGTGCCCTTTCCAAGGCTAAGTCCTAAAGATGAGCtgttttctctggcttctttctatCGACCGTTCCTCACTTAACaaagaaaacttgtttttctcttttgcagtAAGAACGCTGATGAGGTCAAAGGTAAGCTGCTTCAGCTGAGATGCCACTTCACCTGGGAGCTGCTAGTTGAAGACACTGAGATGCCCGATTTAGAGAACAGGATCCTGGATGAGATTGAGTTCCTAGACACCAAATACAACGCGGGCATACACAACCTGCTGGCCTACGTCCAACACCTGAAAGGCCAGACTCAGGAGGCCCTGGGGAGCCTGAAGGAAGCCGAAGACCTGATCCAGCAGGAACACGGCGACCGATCGGCTGTGAGAAGCCTGGTCACCTGGGGCAACTACGCCTGGCTGTATCACCACATGGGCAGGCTGGCGCAGGCCCAGACTTACCTGGACAGGGTGGCGAACACTTGTGAGAAGTTTGCAGCCCCCTCCTGCTACAGGCTGGACTGTCCTCAGATGGACTGTGAGGAAGGGTGGGCCTTGCTGAAGTGTGGAGGCAAGAACTACGAGCGGGCCAAGGCCTGCTTCGAAAAGGCTCTGGCAGCGGAGCCCGAGAACCCTGAATTCAGCACTGGGTACGCAATCACCATCTATCGGCTGGACGGCTTCAACAAAGCGACCCAGGTCAGCGACGCATCTTGTCTGCAGCCTCTAAAAGAGGCCATCAGGCTGAACCCAGAAGACGCGTACATTAAGGCTCTGCTCGCCCTGAAGCTTCAGGACGTGGGCCAAGAAGCCGAAGGAGAAAAGTACGTCGAAGAGGCACTGACCAACATGTCCTCGCAGACCTACGTCTTTCGATACGCGGCCAAGTTTTACCGCAGGAAAGGCGCTCTGGATAAAGCTCTTCAGCTCTTAAAGAGGGCCCTGCAGGCCACgccctcctctgctttcctgcATCACCAGATGGGGCTTTGTTACAAGGCACACATGATCCAAATCAAGAGAGCGGCAAACTGGCAGCCCAGAGGACAGGATAGAGACAATGTCGACAAAATGGTAAGGTTAGCCATAGCTCATTTTCAATTTGCTCTGGAACAAAAGCCCACATTTGACGTTGCTTATATACACCTGGCCGGTATGTACATAGAAGCTGGCAACCACAGAAAAGCTGAAGACATTTACCAAAAATTGTTATGTTTGATGTCCCTCGAcgaagaaaaacagcaaaaggtACATTTCCACTATGGTCAATTTCaggaatttcaaaagaaatctgaagtcaATGCAATTATCCATTATTTAAAAgcactaaaaacagaaaaggtgtCACTGACAAGAGATAAATGTATTAATTCTTTGGAGAAACTGACTTTAAGAAGACTTTCCAGAAATGCATCAGACATAGAAAGCTTGAGCATTCTTGGGTTTATCTACAAAGTCAAAGGCGAAATGAATAAAGCCCTGGAGTACTATGAGCAGGCCCTGAGGCTGGCTGTGGACTCTGGGAACTCTGGCACCTGATCCTGGGTGTGGAAATATGAAccacattcacattttatttgattttaggtAAACATGTTAACTCTAACCATTGTTTCTGTTTGCTACTTTCAGAAACATATTAAGCAATCCACTGCAGTGATGCAAGTGTTTAACCATTACCCAAACCTGGTAAAATATTGGTTCTATTCAGAAAATACTGAAACAGAATATATACATCTCTGTTATGTGAGAGAGGAACCATTTCTCTGTGAATGTTATATAGTCGAAAAACCATTTGTCGAGTAGATTCGTAGCAAATAAAGGCCTGgatttacataaaacaaaaatgtttcattcattcattttatcaaCAAATAGTTTTTGGTGTTAGATACCAAATATGGTGATGTAGCAGAGGAAAAAATCTTTTTACGCTACCCATTTTAGGTTCATTGGCCAGGACTCCATAATTAGAATGACAAGCACAGATTAACAAGAGATAAACAAACAGAGATTTATGAATACATGCACcgcacacacacaggggagcaCCCAGTGATGAGTAACTCAAAAGGGTGGCTAGAAAACATAGCATCCTGGCAAACGAACAATGCATTTTTAGAGAAGGGATAAGAAATtttagagaagggaaaagaacctTGAGTTTCTAGGGTGGCAAACTGTAGGAATGTAAATATTTGGGGGAGATTAATGGAAAACAAGGGCTAGTTGAGAAGGTTTGttatgggggcctgggtggctcagttagttgagcgtccaacttcggctcaggtcatgatctcacagttggtgagttcgagccccgcgtcgggctctgtgctgacagctcagagccccaagcctgcttcggattctgtgtctccctctctctctgtccctcccctactcactctctccctctctcaaaaataaataaacatttttaaaaattagggaaaaaaaaaaaagaagaagaaggtttGTTATGTAGATTACTCCAGCAGTGACTCTGGGCTAATAAGGGTCTACACTTGTCTCAGGCAATCAACTTCTCACCTTCCTGGTGGAGAGGGTAAGGGGACACCACTACAAAGTTCTGTACTGCTTGTAGGCAGGTAGGGGGAGTACGCAGAGCGTGTCTTGTACCCTGCTTCTTCTCAACTGCCCTCAGTTCAAAATAATCCCTACACCAACATGGCATATTTTGGGGCGGCATACTCTGCTCCCCTTCAGCAAAGAAAGCAGACATCTCCCCAAACCTCCTGAAGTTTACGATCTAGTCAGTAACAAGTACACAGTCAATTACTTGTTTGATGTTTGATATTTATTGTTCCAAAGcagtttctcttctttcatgCCACATGTAGCACTGTTTATTCAGTCATTTTCTGGTATTGATTgatcaaaaacacaggaaaaggaTGCTAAATGATCTGAGAGACCATCAGCAACAACCACCTTTGTGACATTTTATTAAAAGGGGTTGCACAccaagcaatatttttaaaaggaagaaataaggaaacaatgtcttttcTCATCCAATAGTTTTAAAAGGAAGAGATACGGAAATAGTGTGACTGCTTTTTtcatccatgtatttttttagggGGAGGATGTATTAATTTCCCACTGTGGCtgttaacaaattaccacaaacttggtggcttaaaaccgCAAAAacttatgatcttacagttctgaaggtcagaaatctgaaatgggtGTCACTGGATGGAAATCCACTGGCAACGGCCACAGAGGTATTGGCAACTGCCTCCAGAGATCCTAGGGGACAATCCTTTTTTGTACCTTTTCCAACTActtagaggctgcctgcatttctTGGTGGGGATCCGTAATCCACAAGAACACAAATCCTCAAGAAATTCATACACAGATTGCGAAAGCCTTTTGATTTCTACTAAAATTCGTTAGGAACCGAAGGGAGCAAAGTTCATCATTGAAGGCTAGACGTCAGAGCCACACAGATCCGATCTTCTCAACATACTTGTAACTAAAACAAAGACTTCTTAGATTTAACAAAAATGGTATCTTACAGTGCTTGAGTTTGGGGAGGAGGCCCAAAGTGACACTGGCACTAAAGTGAGTCTAGCCACTGGGAACTCTcccagagagagaaacatgaaagGTAAATACTGGTCGGATGACTGGTTAATCTACTAGGCAGCTCTTCCCAGGTATTGCTAATACATCATTTGCAGCCAGAAAGCAGAGCTCATTCATGCAACATAAATCTCTGGATTATGGATGTGTTTGTGTGAGGGGTGCTTGACGACCCAGAGGTCTCAGTCATCAGAGTGTCTTATAATCTAACACCATCTCTCTATCCCCTCGCGTCCCCTCCTCTGGAAGAGGTGTCTGCGCTCTGAGGGCTCGGAAGCTCTAATGTGTGGAAGAGCCTGGACGCTTGCAGGGGAAAACGGCAAGCAGCAAATCCAGAAAAAGAGCTGCTCTTCCGTAGTGAAAACGCTCCTGTCAAGCCTCCACATGACTATCTCCGGGCATTACGGAGAAGTCTCGGAACTGACAGCTGACTTCCAGGACTTGTTACCCCTCCCATGGAAATGACTGGCAAAACCTCAGCTGGCGTCCTTGTTTAGAGTTTCTGCCGCTCAAAACTTTCTCCAAGTGCCTAGGGAATGTCTCTCACGTAGTCCAAATCCGGCCAAGCCACAGCTCCTGCCACTCCCTACTGTTAAGGTGCCCCCAGCCAGATCTTTGCTAACTGCTGTCCGCACACCACTGCAAGCTCCAGTTCCTCGGGGACCCTCTCTGGTCACCGTTGTCCCCATTGTTATGATGCTGCTAGTACTGGAACTGCATTGGGACTGAGGGCCCCTACCCATAGCCTGCCCCAGCTTGACCCAGAGGGTGGGTCATGAATCCACAGCCCTGAAGCCTGTCCCCAGCAGACCAGATGTGACACAGCCACACTTCTCTGACATTCCCCTTGATGTCCACCGTTCTCTCACGCACGCCTCCTCTTGAACTCCAGGACCATCCCCAACTGCTCATCTGTGCTCaactcttcctctccttcctgaaaTCCAGCTCCTATCTCTTGCAGGCTGTGTCCTGAGGACAAGCTCACATGATTTCAAACACATACACGAGGGTATTATTTACAGCACTGATTCTCAAGGAGGGAGAATctgaggggagaggagaatgttgtccctgagagaagagaaagaaaaaaaagttcctcaatagcaccaaggttgagaaactgaCTTACATGTATTTCTTAAAAGCGTTACTTAATTTTCGGTTTCCCAAGAAGATTTTAGATCAATTGCCATGTTTCactttctgtttccctttgttGCTAGTTGCTGCGTCCTGCATGTTGACTAGAGTACGTTCAAAAGACAACACACTACTGGTTTTACCAAGAATCCACCCAATCCAACAGTCTGTGAAAAAAGATCAATATTCAAATTCCATCTAGTAATTCTGGCACGTTCAACACCCACTCAACAGCCAGACGTTTGTTTCTTCTCAATCCTGAAAATgtatattcctttaaatttttcacAGATGGTTTTTGCCTTTCTGAATTTGAATTCCTAAACAATATAAGTAGATAGGCAGGATTTCCTTTCCCTTTAATGTTCACTTCTGGTTGCTTAGTTGCTATCGGTCTAAACCTTAATAAGCAAAGACGACCTTTTGGCTTGGATACAgttaagagaaaggaagggagagaagcaggaacaAGGAAGGAAACATAATCCACGCACtgaaaattttttcaaacactGGAGCGCCATTaaatttttctacatccttgaTAAGGAGGGTATTCTGGCTTTATT
The sequence above is drawn from the Panthera tigris isolate Pti1 chromosome D2, P.tigris_Pti1_mat1.1, whole genome shotgun sequence genome and encodes:
- the LOC102952624 gene encoding interferon-induced protein with tetratricopeptide repeats 1, with the protein product MSKNADEVKGKLLQLRCHFTWELLVEDTEMPDLENRILDEIEFLDTKYNAGIHNLLAYVQHLKGQTQEALGSLKEAEDLIQQEHGDRSAVRSLVTWGNYAWLYHHMGRLAQAQTYLDRVANTCEKFAAPSCYRLDCPQMDCEEGWALLKCGGKNYERAKACFEKALAAEPENPEFSTGYAITIYRLDGFNKATQVSDASCLQPLKEAIRLNPEDAYIKALLALKLQDVGQEAEGEKYVEEALTNMSSQTYVFRYAAKFYRRKGALDKALQLLKRALQATPSSAFLHHQMGLCYKAHMIQIKRAANWQPRGQDRDNVDKMVRLAIAHFQFALEQKPTFDVAYIHLAGMYIEAGNHRKAEDIYQKLLCLMSLDEEKQQKVHFHYGQFQEFQKKSEVNAIIHYLKALKTEKVSLTRDKCINSLEKLTLRRLSRNASDIESLSILGFIYKVKGEMNKALEYYEQALRLAVDSGNSGT